One Streptomyces sp. V4I8 genomic window carries:
- a CDS encoding conjugal transfer protein, with product MSPGKQAAEEHTAPPTAAGARLQQMRRRVRLGHLGVWAAVAAGPIALAVAVATPATVVRAAPSTKPTTTVETAVPANPSGYATVFLDAWLRSRAGAESTTQARLAQSMAPDVDLPEASDAQPEPESVVAVRSAQQTGKAWSVTLAAQYADGSVRYFAVPVVADSGGAAFTVSGGPGVVAGPGRAEGVRSPYTVTVPTDGDASSAAGEFLAAYLAGAGEVDRYLAPGVSLAPVSPAPYQTVTVQQLLAADQEAAAESVPADGTRVRVMAEVEARDSSGRWPLSYELALKSRSGRWEVAGLESGTAQAGGARS from the coding sequence ATGTCTCCTGGCAAGCAGGCAGCGGAGGAGCACACTGCTCCTCCAACCGCCGCGGGGGCTCGGCTGCAGCAGATGCGGCGACGGGTCCGCCTGGGCCACCTGGGCGTGTGGGCCGCAGTGGCGGCCGGCCCCATCGCACTGGCCGTCGCCGTGGCCACACCCGCGACCGTGGTCCGAGCCGCCCCCTCTACGAAGCCGACCACGACTGTGGAGACGGCCGTGCCGGCCAACCCGTCTGGGTACGCCACGGTGTTCCTCGACGCGTGGCTGCGCAGCCGCGCGGGCGCTGAGAGCACTACGCAGGCCCGGCTTGCGCAGTCAATGGCCCCGGATGTTGATCTTCCCGAGGCGTCGGATGCGCAGCCCGAGCCGGAGTCGGTCGTGGCGGTGCGCAGTGCGCAGCAGACCGGCAAGGCGTGGTCGGTGACGCTGGCTGCGCAGTACGCCGATGGTTCGGTGCGCTACTTCGCGGTGCCGGTCGTCGCTGACTCGGGCGGTGCCGCGTTCACCGTGTCCGGGGGGCCCGGGGTGGTGGCCGGCCCTGGCCGCGCCGAGGGGGTTCGGTCGCCGTACACGGTGACCGTCCCGACGGACGGTGATGCGTCGTCCGCGGCTGGGGAGTTCCTCGCCGCGTATCTGGCGGGGGCCGGTGAGGTTGACCGCTACCTCGCTCCCGGGGTGAGTCTGGCGCCCGTGTCCCCTGCCCCGTACCAGACGGTCACGGTCCAGCAGTTGCTTGCCGCCGATCAGGAGGCGGCCGCCGAGTCCGTCCCGGCGGATGGGACCCGGGTGCGGGTGATGGCCGAGGTGGAGGCCCGCGACAGTTCGGGGCGGTGGCCGCTGTCGTACGAGTTGGCGCTCAAGTCCCGCTCGGGACGCTGGGAAGTGGCAGGACTGGAGTCCGGCACCGCGCAGGCGGGAGGTGCCCGGTCATGA
- a CDS encoding ATP-binding protein yields the protein MRVPIRHIAGHLVWSTHGSVWAVYRLHPGPDEQGRYEETVQGTYVPAAVEEEQLAKITHLVRSLTGAPRLFSLCAQVDPGEVALRMIEGIEPAEISPGQTHPWVENVEATLDLLDGQEMHRRTLWLAIPLQTQGAALQMAAQFGAIWAEIAPTLGMRPTPVARREVTAYQEQASRVEAALAGGIAFRPARPAEIVWMVQHSLHRGMDEPLLAEAESSELYGGHVREGVLHSPSYADLGQVRLHEGGIDPDLDDVDELKSADQITRSGRKAWWRIKTASPLRRRWLQIECDAGTGYQAQLALAECPPAVSADAADLFAQLETLDFPVDYTVDLTLVPAEKARDQVRRKRNELVDQADQYDARPTGMPASLTDAARDLGELDARLSRTSVEVEVQSVTVLTVWGPTAAICDARARALASLLGGADYRAVRPAGLQEALFMLGLPGTARPGVVREFTQHQVSEDWALGGAFTIGEVGDPNGMFLGLDLDCGTTRPVMINVADAPKHDASASLGIVGDLGAGKSVLQKLIAEAVWARGGCAICIDRTPVREWATYARTAAKGRVQIIDAAQAEVSIDPLRIFDGPEGRHYALSYLTLQLGIGPMSTNGEVLHHAVEKAAATEAPSMRRVLEVLEEMARTEVGKRQDAASALAGLVRVVATNSLARMVFDPTLPPVRLDASSTSDMIVITTAGLKLPPKAAFDNPEVLHQQPLEALIGRAVLYLIAAIARQTAFEDPERFTAVVADELYWLTSSAEGTALVHEILHDGRKHGAGLLAASHDAAELGPDRGLMAYRALARTADRERARRGLEFVGLDPNDDALLRLVTTGLSPVGQRGREGEFLLACPRQNTGRIKAVIPRIERITASIATTPGRRSNASTAHASSDPDAARPKEHVL from the coding sequence GTGAGGGTGCCGATCCGTCACATCGCAGGGCACCTGGTGTGGTCGACGCACGGAAGCGTGTGGGCCGTCTACCGGCTGCACCCGGGTCCGGACGAGCAGGGCCGCTACGAGGAGACGGTGCAGGGCACCTACGTGCCGGCCGCCGTAGAGGAGGAACAGCTCGCCAAGATCACCCATCTGGTGCGGTCCCTGACCGGGGCGCCGCGGCTGTTCAGCCTGTGCGCCCAGGTCGATCCGGGGGAAGTCGCCCTGCGCATGATCGAGGGCATCGAGCCCGCCGAGATTTCGCCGGGGCAGACGCACCCGTGGGTGGAGAACGTCGAAGCCACGCTCGATTTGCTGGACGGGCAGGAAATGCACCGCCGCACCCTGTGGCTAGCCATCCCGCTCCAGACTCAGGGCGCCGCCCTGCAGATGGCCGCTCAGTTCGGCGCGATATGGGCGGAGATCGCCCCAACCCTGGGCATGCGACCGACACCCGTGGCACGACGGGAAGTCACCGCCTACCAGGAACAGGCCTCGCGGGTGGAGGCCGCGCTCGCCGGCGGGATCGCGTTCCGCCCCGCACGCCCGGCGGAGATCGTATGGATGGTCCAGCACTCTCTGCACCGGGGCATGGACGAGCCGCTGCTGGCCGAGGCCGAAAGCAGCGAGCTGTACGGCGGGCACGTGCGCGAGGGGGTACTGCACTCCCCCAGCTACGCCGATCTCGGGCAGGTCCGCCTCCACGAGGGCGGCATCGACCCGGACCTCGACGACGTCGACGAGCTCAAGAGCGCCGACCAGATCACCCGGTCGGGACGCAAGGCCTGGTGGCGGATCAAGACCGCTTCGCCTCTGCGGAGGCGGTGGCTGCAGATCGAGTGTGACGCCGGCACCGGCTACCAGGCGCAGTTGGCGCTCGCCGAGTGCCCGCCCGCGGTCAGCGCGGATGCCGCCGACCTGTTCGCGCAGCTGGAGACGCTCGACTTTCCCGTCGACTACACCGTCGACCTCACGCTCGTGCCCGCGGAGAAGGCCCGCGACCAGGTGCGGCGGAAGCGGAACGAACTCGTCGACCAGGCCGACCAGTACGACGCCCGGCCGACCGGCATGCCCGCCTCGCTCACCGATGCCGCCCGCGATCTGGGCGAGCTGGACGCCCGCCTGTCGCGCACCTCGGTCGAGGTCGAGGTGCAGTCCGTGACCGTGCTGACCGTGTGGGGGCCGACCGCCGCGATCTGCGACGCCCGTGCCCGGGCCCTGGCCTCGCTGCTCGGCGGCGCCGACTACCGGGCCGTGCGCCCGGCCGGCCTGCAGGAGGCGCTGTTCATGCTCGGGCTGCCGGGCACCGCCCGGCCAGGTGTCGTGCGGGAGTTCACGCAGCATCAGGTCTCGGAGGACTGGGCATTGGGCGGCGCCTTCACCATCGGTGAGGTCGGTGACCCCAATGGCATGTTCCTCGGCCTCGACCTGGACTGCGGCACCACACGCCCCGTCATGATCAACGTGGCGGATGCGCCGAAGCACGACGCGAGCGCCTCCCTGGGCATCGTCGGTGATCTGGGAGCCGGGAAGAGCGTCCTGCAGAAGCTGATCGCGGAGGCGGTGTGGGCGCGCGGCGGCTGCGCGATCTGCATCGACCGCACCCCCGTACGCGAGTGGGCGACCTACGCCCGCACCGCTGCGAAGGGCCGCGTCCAGATCATCGACGCCGCCCAGGCCGAGGTGTCCATCGACCCGCTGCGCATTTTCGACGGCCCCGAGGGCCGGCACTACGCCCTGTCCTACCTCACCCTGCAGCTCGGTATCGGTCCTATGAGCACCAACGGTGAGGTCCTGCACCACGCCGTCGAGAAGGCCGCCGCCACCGAGGCGCCCTCCATGCGCCGGGTGCTGGAGGTCCTGGAGGAGATGGCCAGGACCGAGGTAGGCAAGCGACAGGACGCGGCATCCGCGCTCGCCGGACTCGTCCGCGTCGTCGCCACCAACTCCCTGGCCCGGATGGTGTTCGACCCCACCCTGCCCCCGGTGCGGCTGGACGCGTCCAGCACCTCCGACATGATCGTGATCACCACGGCGGGGTTGAAGCTGCCGCCCAAGGCGGCCTTCGACAACCCGGAAGTCCTGCACCAGCAGCCGCTGGAGGCCCTGATCGGGCGGGCGGTGCTCTACCTGATCGCTGCCATCGCCCGGCAGACCGCGTTCGAGGACCCCGAACGGTTCACCGCCGTGGTCGCGGACGAGCTGTACTGGCTCACCTCGTCGGCCGAGGGCACCGCCCTGGTCCACGAGATCCTTCACGACGGCCGCAAGCACGGCGCCGGCCTGCTCGCCGCCTCCCACGACGCCGCCGAACTCGGCCCCGACCGCGGGCTGATGGCGTACCGGGCTCTCGCTCGCACCGCCGACCGCGAACGCGCCCGCAGGGGTCTGGAGTTCGTCGGACTCGACCCGAACGACGACGCTCTGCTGCGGCTGGTGACCACCGGCCTGTCCCCCGTCGGCCAGCGCGGCCGCGAAGGGGAGTTCCTGCTGGCCTGCCCGCGGCAGAACACGGGCCGGATCAAGGCCGTCATCCCCCGCATCGAGCGGATCACTGCCTCCATCGCCACCACACCGGGCCGCCGTTCGAACGCGAGCACGGCGCACGCCTCCAGCGATCCCGACGCGGCCCGACCGAAGGAACACGTCTTATGA
- a CDS encoding C40 family peptidase, with translation MVALLLFAAVCCAAPVGNAISAYVALKSGAQTGGGIAEGGSAADIPPRMLTAYKKAVQHVATCRGMRWPILAGIAKVESHHAVGRSIAAGGDIRPRIYGVLLNGSGAGGNTSVFPDTDGGKWDGTSQGERAVGPFQFLPSTWEDVGADAGGDQRADPHNADDAALGAAIYLCGNGRDLTKRSQLKTAIFQYNRSQEYVANVLGWVDQYTAAAKDPDLKNVTGKVRTVIEAALSQRGVPYSWGGGNAGGKSTGICCSPSGKSGVGIKGFDCSGLTQYAYAKVGISLPRVAAAQAGVGKRIPASLGTSALKAGDLVFYATAPGRDLTIYHVGIYVGGGKMVNAPRPGTVVRLDSVNAMSGFAGGARLL, from the coding sequence GTGGTGGCGCTGTTGCTGTTCGCCGCCGTGTGCTGTGCCGCACCGGTAGGCAACGCGATCAGCGCGTACGTCGCGCTGAAGTCGGGTGCCCAGACGGGCGGCGGGATCGCCGAGGGCGGCAGTGCCGCGGACATCCCGCCGCGGATGCTCACCGCGTACAAGAAGGCCGTCCAGCATGTGGCGACCTGCCGGGGCATGCGCTGGCCGATCCTCGCCGGGATCGCCAAGGTCGAGTCCCACCACGCCGTCGGCCGCAGCATCGCCGCAGGCGGTGACATCCGCCCGCGGATCTACGGGGTGCTCCTCAACGGCTCCGGCGCCGGTGGCAACACGAGCGTCTTTCCGGACACCGACGGCGGCAAGTGGGACGGTACCTCTCAAGGCGAGCGCGCCGTCGGGCCCTTCCAGTTCCTGCCTTCCACCTGGGAAGACGTCGGGGCGGATGCAGGGGGCGACCAGCGGGCGGACCCGCACAACGCCGACGACGCCGCGCTCGGCGCCGCAATCTACCTGTGCGGAAACGGTCGTGACCTGACCAAGCGGTCGCAGCTGAAGACCGCGATCTTCCAGTACAACCGCTCGCAGGAGTACGTCGCCAACGTGCTGGGCTGGGTCGACCAGTACACGGCGGCCGCCAAGGACCCGGACCTGAAGAACGTCACGGGAAAGGTCCGCACCGTCATCGAGGCCGCACTCTCCCAGCGCGGTGTCCCCTACTCGTGGGGCGGCGGCAACGCGGGCGGCAAGTCGACCGGCATCTGCTGCTCCCCCAGCGGGAAGAGCGGCGTGGGCATCAAGGGCTTCGACTGCTCCGGGCTGACCCAGTACGCGTACGCGAAGGTGGGCATCAGCCTGCCGCGCGTCGCGGCCGCCCAGGCCGGTGTCGGCAAGCGGATCCCGGCCAGCCTCGGCACCAGCGCGCTCAAGGCCGGCGACCTCGTCTTCTACGCCACGGCTCCCGGACGCGATTTAACGATCTATCACGTCGGGATCTACGTGGGGGGCGGGAAGATGGTCAATGCTCCCCGCCCGGGGACAGTGGTGCGCCTGGACTCCGTCAACGCGATGTCGGGCTTTGCGGGGGGAGCGCGCCTGCTGTGA
- a CDS encoding ATP/GTP-binding protein, producing the protein MDSAAPYLTNRADDTAAGQVLGLVTGLVDAADWLYDHWYLLALAIAACWAVGELVVRRLAAKASAERMALELVSNRHFDPSLEEIFRRGVQLARASTAMPWWAPRRAKAVQIRLRADGSAPLRYRIEGPAGGERLLSITPFGPDVTVNRARSIVYEPRTHTVRAEFILRGKLTSPLREVPLTPDPLQPLVDAVADLRAELGDLAEIRLDIQRAPKWALRARRLQLMSAARRSERRESQRSARWLRQDASGIEDSLGWQLQQLLSDKPGPGSGRRLVMPPVPRRVEPAEALGKLAEDDHLVRVQLLVMCASNTEGRAQARLAQLQAAFDVFGGRSRWAMRGLRLGPWRVGADHWPTRRGFERRWNLGHCQPPRANWVRLEELCGLLKPPTVHCRLPVLAGDLPTFEFGDPELLLQGIYRGPDGRERMVATYAEETLFEVGVGKAGGGKTERALAQAIGWAHAGGGLIFVDPHRDSWPRATTFLAHEALMPRIALIDLNGLGPNPRVSSWNPLGMHHGQTAHEVVEAIADAYASALAWDDATAPRALTILTAALTVLVAVNEAACQAGRPEDQATIFHVRSLITDAKFRKAALATVAGRLDEETRSWWQAVFPTLPPDAFAVVLNPIARLAATPVTRAFLGQPAGVYNVRAAMDSKMIVWVCPGGNGPTDRLLTALLARDLLRAARSRRDTPEDKRVPFRPYFDELITLTGAAPETIASMFEDLRKYRCHLHGMTQLLARLPSAVRLSLVQNASTLATTAGSKSAIAPITAEWGDTPSPDRVATMERFEHFVSMTVHGRRIGPIQLRGPHLNYVFAAQARPKDVPALEQAAQANAQALPLNQLTDRAAEQLGRVAAFLAEHSPAGATAVDLSKEKEFG; encoded by the coding sequence GTGGACTCCGCAGCCCCGTACCTGACCAACCGGGCCGATGACACGGCCGCAGGTCAGGTACTCGGTCTGGTCACCGGCCTGGTCGACGCCGCCGACTGGCTCTACGACCACTGGTACCTGCTCGCCCTGGCGATCGCCGCGTGCTGGGCCGTGGGCGAGCTGGTGGTGCGGCGCCTCGCGGCCAAGGCTTCGGCCGAACGGATGGCCCTCGAGCTCGTCTCCAACCGGCATTTCGACCCGAGCCTGGAGGAAATCTTCCGGCGCGGCGTTCAGCTCGCCCGCGCATCGACGGCCATGCCCTGGTGGGCGCCCCGCAGAGCCAAGGCCGTACAGATCCGGCTGCGCGCGGACGGCAGTGCGCCCTTGCGCTACCGCATTGAGGGCCCGGCGGGCGGTGAACGTCTGTTGTCCATCACCCCGTTCGGGCCGGACGTCACCGTCAATCGCGCCCGGTCGATCGTCTACGAGCCGCGGACGCACACGGTGCGAGCCGAGTTCATCCTGCGAGGCAAGCTCACCTCTCCGCTGCGCGAGGTACCACTCACTCCCGACCCGCTCCAGCCGCTCGTCGACGCCGTGGCCGACCTGCGCGCCGAGCTCGGCGACCTCGCCGAGATCCGGCTCGACATCCAGCGCGCCCCCAAGTGGGCACTGCGGGCACGCCGCCTGCAGCTGATGAGCGCCGCACGCCGGTCCGAGCGCCGAGAGTCCCAGCGGTCCGCGCGATGGCTTCGGCAGGACGCCAGCGGCATCGAGGACTCCCTGGGCTGGCAGCTGCAGCAGCTCCTCAGTGACAAACCCGGCCCGGGATCCGGACGGCGGCTGGTGATGCCGCCGGTGCCTCGTCGAGTGGAGCCGGCCGAGGCGCTGGGCAAGCTCGCCGAGGACGACCACCTGGTGCGGGTCCAGCTGCTGGTGATGTGCGCCTCGAACACCGAGGGCCGCGCCCAGGCCCGGCTTGCTCAACTCCAGGCCGCGTTCGACGTGTTCGGCGGCCGCTCACGGTGGGCCATGCGCGGCCTGAGGCTGGGACCGTGGCGGGTGGGCGCCGACCACTGGCCGACCCGACGCGGCTTCGAGCGCCGCTGGAATCTGGGGCACTGCCAACCGCCCCGCGCGAACTGGGTGCGGCTGGAGGAATTGTGCGGCCTGCTCAAGCCCCCCACCGTGCATTGCCGTCTGCCCGTGCTCGCCGGTGATCTGCCGACCTTCGAGTTCGGCGATCCCGAGTTGCTCCTGCAGGGCATCTACCGCGGCCCGGACGGCAGGGAGCGGATGGTCGCCACCTACGCCGAGGAGACCCTCTTCGAGGTCGGGGTCGGCAAGGCCGGCGGCGGCAAGACGGAGCGGGCCCTGGCACAGGCGATCGGCTGGGCGCACGCCGGTGGGGGGCTGATCTTCGTCGACCCGCACCGCGACTCCTGGCCACGGGCCACCACGTTCCTGGCGCACGAGGCGCTGATGCCGCGGATCGCGCTGATCGACCTCAATGGCCTAGGCCCCAACCCGCGGGTGAGTTCGTGGAATCCGCTCGGTATGCACCACGGGCAGACGGCACACGAGGTCGTCGAAGCGATCGCTGACGCGTACGCCTCCGCACTGGCCTGGGACGACGCGACCGCCCCGCGTGCGCTCACCATTCTGACCGCCGCGCTGACCGTCCTGGTCGCGGTCAACGAGGCAGCCTGCCAGGCCGGCCGGCCCGAGGACCAGGCCACGATCTTCCACGTACGGTCGCTGATCACCGACGCCAAGTTCCGCAAGGCAGCGCTCGCCACAGTGGCGGGGCGGCTGGATGAGGAGACCCGCTCGTGGTGGCAGGCGGTGTTCCCGACCCTGCCCCCGGACGCGTTCGCCGTCGTCCTCAACCCGATCGCCCGGCTGGCCGCCACCCCGGTCACCCGCGCCTTCCTCGGTCAGCCGGCCGGCGTCTACAACGTCCGCGCCGCGATGGACTCCAAGATGATCGTGTGGGTGTGCCCGGGCGGCAACGGCCCCACCGACCGCCTGCTGACCGCGCTGCTCGCCCGCGACCTGCTGCGCGCCGCGCGCTCCCGGCGCGACACGCCTGAGGACAAGCGGGTCCCGTTCCGCCCGTACTTCGACGAGCTGATCACACTGACCGGCGCGGCCCCGGAGACCATCGCGAGCATGTTCGAGGATCTCCGGAAGTACCGGTGCCACCTCCACGGCATGACCCAGCTACTGGCCCGCCTCCCCTCCGCGGTGCGGCTGTCCCTGGTGCAGAACGCGTCCACCCTGGCCACGACCGCCGGTTCGAAGTCTGCGATCGCGCCTATCACCGCAGAGTGGGGCGACACCCCCAGCCCCGACCGGGTCGCCACCATGGAGCGGTTCGAGCACTTCGTCTCCATGACCGTGCACGGCCGCCGCATCGGGCCCATCCAGCTGCGCGGGCCCCATCTCAATTATGTCTTCGCCGCCCAGGCCCGCCCGAAGGACGTCCCCGCGCTGGAGCAGGCCGCCCAGGCGAACGCCCAAGCGCTCCCCCTGAACCAGCTCACCGACCGCGCCGCCGAACAGCTCGGCCGTGTCGCTGCCTTCCTCGCCGAGCACTCCCCTGCCGGCGCCACCGCTGTCGACCTGTCGAAGGAAAAGGAGTTCGGATGA
- a CDS encoding replication-relaxation family protein — MTTAQPKDRTTAGFTPSPVEPLAHQLLATLAQHRMASTNQLHVLLRPDRSRQSVSERLNELLGKHLVDFVVLPQSNRTRVWYLTPKGARLTRDWPALRGRPPYPITSATAASLKTPHTLTVLRTHLEFVADARRRGDEHGHLDWTPEVFHAIGDGEKVVADAVMHYTLIDGQQRRKLRAFVEVDRATMSSERLAAKLIEYARLWTYDPQPAGRRRQPNGQGWLRWYPVFPRVLFVLTGAGRQAMDNRISDLKAMAAHHPLVADLAREVPLGAVALEDLEEHSPTSDVWVPLVGGKPRPWTEL, encoded by the coding sequence ATGACCACCGCCCAGCCGAAGGACCGTACGACGGCGGGCTTCACGCCCAGCCCTGTGGAGCCGCTCGCGCATCAGCTCCTGGCCACCCTCGCCCAGCACCGCATGGCCTCCACCAATCAACTGCATGTCCTGCTGCGGCCCGACCGCTCCCGCCAGTCAGTCTCGGAGCGCCTGAACGAACTGCTCGGCAAGCACCTGGTCGACTTCGTGGTGCTTCCGCAGTCGAACCGGACCCGGGTCTGGTACCTCACACCGAAGGGCGCCCGCCTCACCCGGGACTGGCCCGCACTGCGCGGCCGCCCGCCCTATCCGATCACCTCAGCGACGGCCGCCTCGCTGAAAACCCCCCACACCCTCACCGTCCTGCGCACGCATCTGGAGTTCGTCGCCGATGCCCGCCGCCGCGGCGACGAACACGGCCACCTCGACTGGACGCCTGAGGTGTTCCACGCGATCGGCGACGGCGAAAAAGTCGTGGCCGACGCGGTCATGCACTACACCCTCATCGACGGCCAACAGCGGCGGAAACTGAGGGCGTTCGTCGAGGTCGACCGGGCCACCATGAGCAGCGAGCGACTGGCAGCCAAGCTGATCGAGTACGCGAGATTGTGGACCTACGATCCACAGCCGGCCGGTAGGCGCCGGCAACCGAACGGGCAGGGATGGCTGCGCTGGTACCCGGTCTTTCCCCGGGTCCTCTTCGTACTGACCGGCGCTGGACGCCAGGCGATGGACAACCGAATCAGCGACCTCAAGGCCATGGCCGCCCACCACCCGCTCGTGGCTGACCTCGCCCGCGAAGTACCCCTAGGAGCAGTCGCCCTGGAAGACCTGGAAGAGCACAGCCCCACCTCCGACGTATGGGTACCACTGGTCGGCGGCAAGCCCCGACCGTGGACCGAACTGTAG
- a CDS encoding fic family toxin-antitoxin system, toxin component: MTQPEPLHPLDVTFLLRAAELLEGDPQVDDYGPFYAAVARVNARAMERDIYGSLHLKAAALLQTLAKLPCLEHSNEAFAWHATEAYLVLSARRLDYPPKAAVALVRDAASGALGVARIARQLRDWTVA, translated from the coding sequence GTGACCCAGCCCGAACCGCTCCACCCGCTCGACGTCACGTTCCTGCTGCGCGCGGCCGAGCTGCTCGAAGGAGATCCCCAGGTCGACGACTACGGGCCGTTCTACGCAGCTGTCGCCCGGGTCAACGCCCGGGCGATGGAACGCGATATTTACGGCTCCCTGCACCTCAAGGCGGCCGCGCTGCTGCAGACCCTGGCGAAACTGCCGTGCCTGGAGCACTCGAACGAGGCCTTCGCATGGCATGCTACCGAGGCCTACCTTGTCCTCAGCGCACGCAGGCTTGACTACCCGCCCAAGGCAGCTGTCGCGCTGGTACGCGACGCCGCTTCCGGAGCACTCGGTGTGGCCCGGATCGCCCGACAGCTTCGCGATTGGACCGTCGCCTGA
- a CDS encoding DUF1778 domain-containing protein, giving the protein MSDPKAMNLRFPDPKQRAAIAAAAKQEGVSMQEYILSAAYARATAVEQRFLDGFKASMARSGAAFAAEPSSVDPSAEHRAAEQQARQELDQQERGHAA; this is encoded by the coding sequence ATGTCGGACCCTAAGGCCATGAATCTGCGTTTCCCCGACCCGAAGCAGCGGGCTGCCATCGCAGCTGCCGCGAAGCAGGAAGGGGTCAGCATGCAGGAATACATCCTCTCGGCCGCCTACGCCCGCGCCACCGCCGTCGAGCAGCGGTTCCTGGACGGCTTCAAGGCATCGATGGCCCGCAGCGGTGCGGCCTTCGCGGCTGAACCCAGCAGTGTGGACCCCAGCGCCGAGCACCGGGCGGCCGAGCAGCAGGCGCGGCAGGAGCTTGACCAGCAGGAGCGAGGTCACGCCGCGTGA
- a CDS encoding flavoprotein: MTPTDRVLYLFGSAAPPVFDVAKVIHDAQSRGWDVCLGLTPTAARWLVPQLPELERLTGHPVRSEYKMPGEPDVWPKADVIAVAPATFNTVNAWALGLTHDFVVGVVAEGIGKGIPTLAMPCVNAAYVQHRQFERSVAELRAMGVRVLYGEGGFVPNQPGQGKPKEYPWHLVLDAAEELLSRG; encoded by the coding sequence ATGACGCCAACTGATCGCGTGCTCTACCTGTTCGGCTCAGCCGCCCCGCCCGTATTCGATGTCGCGAAGGTTATCCATGACGCGCAGTCGCGCGGCTGGGACGTGTGCCTCGGCCTGACCCCGACGGCCGCGCGCTGGCTCGTGCCGCAGCTGCCGGAGCTGGAGCGGCTGACCGGGCACCCAGTTCGCAGCGAGTACAAGATGCCCGGCGAGCCCGACGTGTGGCCGAAAGCCGACGTGATCGCTGTCGCACCGGCCACCTTCAACACGGTCAATGCGTGGGCTCTCGGACTCACGCACGACTTCGTGGTGGGCGTCGTCGCCGAGGGCATCGGCAAGGGCATCCCTACTTTGGCTATGCCGTGCGTGAACGCCGCATACGTGCAGCACCGGCAGTTCGAGCGGAGCGTCGCAGAGCTGCGCGCAATGGGAGTCCGGGTGCTGTACGGGGAGGGTGGCTTCGTGCCGAACCAGCCCGGCCAGGGCAAGCCAAAGGAATACCCCTGGCATCTGGTTCTCGACGCTGCGGAAGAGCTGCTCAGCCGCGGGTGA
- a CDS encoding helix-turn-helix domain-containing protein, which produces MPPLDENHTGARIKEQRRLARLTQRQMADRLPYSYSLLNQVECGARPATADFVAACAKALNVDVTVLTGQPYVTELQRDRLAELVRPIREALDLYDLGPNPDLTARPTHQLILGADELCEQVRATHLRNAARQLPGLIAELTHTAWSTPSTELWQALASAYRTAHDITVKLGYYDLSAVALDRMDWAAQRASDPCLSAVRQYMRALVYFREGEYRIGRRLVGSGHSVIGQAEETREALAVTGQLHLGASVISARADDQAAVHLHISEARRIAKRIGDASDVHWLSFGPTNVALHKMSAAVEMHQYDEALKQARKMKLPTQLATSRRAHFLIDRARAEMETGYTQKALEHLVDARKMAPEQTRYHPGARETITGLVHLSRRTPDTLNHMAAWIGL; this is translated from the coding sequence ATGCCCCCACTGGATGAGAACCACACGGGCGCGCGCATCAAGGAACAGCGCAGACTGGCCAGGCTCACGCAACGGCAGATGGCCGACCGGCTGCCTTACTCGTACAGCTTGCTCAATCAGGTGGAGTGCGGGGCCCGCCCGGCAACGGCCGACTTCGTGGCCGCTTGTGCGAAGGCCCTCAACGTCGATGTGACCGTGCTGACGGGACAGCCGTATGTGACCGAGTTGCAGCGGGACCGCCTCGCAGAACTCGTGCGACCGATCCGCGAAGCACTCGACTTGTACGACCTCGGCCCCAACCCGGATCTCACCGCGCGGCCGACGCACCAGCTCATCCTCGGAGCCGACGAGCTGTGCGAACAGGTCCGGGCCACGCATCTGCGCAATGCGGCCCGCCAGCTGCCGGGCCTCATAGCTGAGCTGACACACACCGCATGGTCGACGCCGTCCACCGAGCTGTGGCAGGCCCTGGCCTCCGCCTATCGGACCGCGCACGACATCACCGTCAAGCTCGGCTACTACGACCTGTCAGCGGTCGCCCTGGACCGTATGGACTGGGCGGCGCAGCGCGCCTCAGATCCGTGTCTGTCCGCCGTGCGCCAGTACATGCGTGCCTTGGTGTACTTCCGGGAGGGCGAGTACCGGATCGGGCGGCGACTTGTCGGCTCCGGGCACAGCGTCATCGGACAGGCAGAGGAGACCCGCGAGGCCCTGGCTGTCACCGGGCAACTGCACCTCGGCGCCTCGGTCATCTCCGCGCGAGCCGACGACCAAGCAGCCGTCCACCTCCACATCAGCGAGGCACGCCGGATCGCCAAGCGCATCGGCGACGCCTCAGACGTGCACTGGCTCTCGTTTGGGCCAACCAACGTCGCCCTGCACAAGATGTCCGCAGCTGTCGAGATGCACCAGTATGACGAGGCGCTCAAGCAGGCCCGCAAGATGAAGCTGCCGACCCAGCTCGCCACATCACGCCGCGCGCACTTCCTGATCGACCGAGCCCGCGCCGAGATGGAGACCGGCTACACGCAGAAGGCGCTGGAGCACCTGGTCGACGCGCGCAAGATGGCGCCCGAGCAGACCCGCTACCACCCCGGTGCCCGCGAGACGATCACCGGCTTGGTGCATCTGTCACGGCGCACCCCGGACACCCTCAACCACATGGCCGCCTGGATCGGCCTGTAA